The sequence GGTAGGAGTCTATCTCCTCCAGGTAGCGGCCGCTCCCGATCGCGACGCAGAGCAGAGGGTTCTCGGCTATGTGCACCGGGATGCCGGTCTCGCGCCGGATCCTCTCGTCCAGGTGGCGCAGGAGCGCCCCGCCGCCGGCCAGGACCATCCCCTGATCCACTATGTCCGAAGCCAGCTCCGGGGGCGTGCGGTCCAGCGTGTCGCGCACGGCGGCCACTATCGCCTCCACCGGCCCGCTTATGGCCTCCCGGATCTCCTCGCTGGTGATCACGACGCTCTTGGGCAACCCGCTGACGATATCGCGGCCCCGGATCTCGGCCGACTCCTCCTCTTCGAGCGGGAAAGCACTGCCAAGCTCCATCTTCAGCTGCTCGGCGGTCTGGCTGCCGATGATGAGCTTGTACTCCTTCTGGATGTAGCCCGAGATCGCCTCGTCTATGTCGTCCCCGGCGATCCTGATCGAGGACTTGGTCACGATCCCCCCGAGCGAGATCACCGCGACCTCGGTCGTCCCCCCGCCGATGTCCACGATCATGTTCCCCTGGGCCTCGTTCACCGGCATCCCGGCGCCGATCGCCGCGGCGAGCGGCTCCTCGATGGTGAACGCCTGCCGGGCCCCGGCTGCCTCCGTCGCCTCCCGGACCGCCCGGAGTTCCACCCCCGTCACCCCCGACGGCACGCAGACCACCACCCGCGGCCCCACGAGCGACTTCAGGGGCCGGCGCTTGGGCTGCGCCTTGTGGATGAAGTAGCGCAGCATCTTCTCGGTGACCTCGAAGTCCGCGATCACGCCGTCTTTGAGCGGGCGCATCGCGACTATGTTCTCTGGCGTGCGCCCGAGCATCCGCTTGGCGGCCGAACCCACCGCCACCACCCGGTCGGTCCTGGTGTCGATGGCGACCACCGAGGGTTCGGAGAGCACTATACCCTGACGCTTGACGAACACCAGCGTGTTCGCCGTCCCCAGATCCACCGCAACGTCGCGCCCAAAGAGTCCTAACATACCGCTCCCCGCCCGCTAAGGTTACCGGCCCCTCGCCCGAGAAACAACCTCAGAGGAGCCCCTGCTCTTTCATGCTGCAGTACCCCTCGCCCAGGATGACGTGGTCGAGAAGCTCTATCCCGACTATCCCTGCGGCCTCCACCATCCTCCTCGTGACCTCCTTGTCCTCCCTGCTGGGCTGGACGTTCCCGCTCGGGTGGTTGTGCGCCAGGATGACGCTGGCCGCGCTGGCCCTTATGGCCGGCTTGAAAACCTCCCGGGGATGGACCAGCGTCGCCGAGAGGGTTCCGACCGAGACCGTGGAGACTTCTATGACCTCGTTCTTGGAGTTGAGCAGCACGGCCACGAAGTTCTCCCGGTCCAGGTTGGCTATGCGCCCCCTCAGGAGCCCGTTCACGTCCGCCGGCGATGATATCACGGGACGGCTGCCGCTGCGAGAGACGCCGATGCGCCGCCCGAGCTCGACGGCGGCGAGCACGATGCACGCCTTGGCCTCCCCGATGCCCTTTATCCCGGTGAGCTCGTGCACCGAGGCGTCGTAGAGACCACGCAAACCTCCGGCCTCGGAGATGACGTGCCCGGCGAGCTCGACGGCGGTCTTCTCGCGGCTGCCGTTGCCGAACAGGAGCCCGAGGAGCTCGGCGTCGGAGAGCGCCCCCGGACCGGCGGCGAGCATCCGCTCGCGCGGCCTGAGCTCCGGCGGCAGCTGCTTTATGGTATATCTCCTCTCCCCGGCCACGGCTATCTAGTACCAGCGCAGCCCGTGCTTTTCAAGCATCCTGAGCGTGAGCGGCAGCGGCAGCCCGACCACCGCGGTGTAGTCGCCCGAGATCCACTCGACGAAAGCCCCGGCCCTCCCCTGTATGGCGTACCCGCCGGCCTTCCCGACCCCCTCCC comes from Rubrobacter calidifluminis and encodes:
- a CDS encoding rod shape-determining protein, whose translation is MLGLFGRDVAVDLGTANTLVFVKRQGIVLSEPSVVAIDTRTDRVVAVGSAAKRMLGRTPENIVAMRPLKDGVIADFEVTEKMLRYFIHKAQPKRRPLKSLVGPRVVVCVPSGVTGVELRAVREATEAAGARQAFTIEEPLAAAIGAGMPVNEAQGNMIVDIGGGTTEVAVISLGGIVTKSSIRIAGDDIDEAISGYIQKEYKLIIGSQTAEQLKMELGSAFPLEEEESAEIRGRDIVSGLPKSVVITSEEIREAISGPVEAIVAAVRDTLDRTPPELASDIVDQGMVLAGGGALLRHLDERIRRETGIPVHIAENPLLCVAIGSGRYLEEIDSYRGALSPA
- the radC gene encoding RadC family protein, with the protein product MAGERRYTIKQLPPELRPRERMLAAGPGALSDAELLGLLFGNGSREKTAVELAGHVISEAGGLRGLYDASVHELTGIKGIGEAKACIVLAAVELGRRIGVSRSGSRPVISSPADVNGLLRGRIANLDRENFVAVLLNSKNEVIEVSTVSVGTLSATLVHPREVFKPAIRASAASVILAHNHPSGNVQPSREDKEVTRRMVEAAGIVGIELLDHVILGEGYCSMKEQGLL